Proteins from a single region of Vigna radiata var. radiata cultivar VC1973A unplaced genomic scaffold, Vradiata_ver6 scaffold_108, whole genome shotgun sequence:
- the LOC106754393 gene encoding TBC1 domain family member 2B isoform X3, with protein sequence MAHFSFNLLHNFEHTRDSYGFALRPQYAQRYREYFPIYKEEEDERSDKWNDFLEHAAESTLPTSNEHKETLKAEPITDEVNEERIPHRPNNGDDSSRRKFCELEEETNAIKVSIGGDSSDRKTSEGTEIKEGTNPGRVSEGGISRDRYFISHSAIGNISRKELHHCEERKTRKVVQHWAEIRPSLIAIEEIFSSRVKGKKMEGAEINRNSNHPPSIEESKPVDDGINGSKEENSLVDQNLPELFSRWKELESLVQGGVPKDLRGEVWQAFVGVKKRRVEGYYEDLLARNESEEQDVSSAAFGKWKKQIEKDLPRTFPGHPALDENGRNSLRRLLLAYARHNPKVGYCQAMNFFAGLLLLLMPEENAFWAFVGIIDEYFAGYYTEDMIESQVDQLIFEELMRERFPKLVNHLDYLGVQVPWISGSWFLSIFVNVIPWESVLRVWDVLLFEGNRVMLFRTALALMELYGPALVTTKDAGDAITLLQSLVGSTFDSSQLVFTACMGYPLVTEARLKELRDKHLPSVLVVIEERSMKGRALKDSKGIATKLYSFKHDRGSLVEESKTTEESVAVADASVQLASRSSNLNEMLNSLNVDSELEALPDPQDQVVWLKVELCSLLEEKRSAILRAEELETALMEMVKEDNRLELNARVKKSRRMVGHSRE encoded by the exons ATGGCGCACTTCAGTTTCAATCTCCTCCACAATTTCGAACACACCAG GGATTCTTATGGATTTGCATTAAGGCCTCAATACGCACAACGATACAGGGAGTATTTTCCCATATACAAG gaagaggaagatgagagaTCAGATAAATGGAACGACTTTCTTGAACATGCAGCTGAATCAACTCTACCAACTTCTAATGAACATAAAGAAACATTGAAGGCTGAACCTATAACTGATGAGGTAAACGAAGAGAGAATTCCACATAGGCCAAATAATGGGGATGATTCAAGTAGAAGGAAGTTTTGTGAGTTAGAAGAAGAGACTAATGCTATCAAGGTTAGCATAGGAGGTGACTCAAGTGACAGAAAGACTTCTGAAGGCACTGAGATAAAAGAGGGTACTAATCCAGGGAGGGTTAGTGAAGGCGGTATTTCACGAGACAGGTATTTTATTTCTCACAGTGCAATCGGAAATATCTCTAGAAAGGAACTTCATCATTGTGAAGAAAGAAAGACTCGCAAGGTTGTTCAACACTGGGCTGAGATTAGGCCATCTCTTATTGCCATTGAAGAAATATTCAGTTCTCGTGTCAAGGGAAAGAAAATGGAAGGTGcagaaataaatagaaatagtaATCATCCTCCATCTATAGAAGAATCTAAACCTGTAGATGATGGTATCAATGGCTCAAAGGAAGAAAATTCTTTAGTAGATCAGAACTTACCTGAACTTTTCTCTCGATGGAAAGAACTGGAGTCCCTTGTTCAAGGAGGAGTCCCGAAGGATCTTAGAGGAGag GTCTGGCAAGCCTTTGTAGGTGTGAAGAAGCGACGGGTGGAAGGCTATTATGAGGATCTGTTAGCTCGTAATGAAAGTGAGGAGCAAGATGTCTCATCTGCTGCATTTGGGAAATGGAAAAAGCAGATTGAGAAG gaCTTACCACGAACTTTCCCAGGTCACCCTGCTTTGGATGAAAATGGCAGAAATTCCCTGAGGCGTTTACTGCTAGCATATGCTCGACATAACCCTAAAGTTGGGTACTGTCAG GCAATGAATTTCTTTGCTGGTTTATTGCTACTTCTTATGCCAGAAGAAAATGCCTTTTG GGCATTTGTTGgcattattgatgaatattttgCAGGCTATTATACTGAGGATATGATAGAATCTCAA GTGGATCAGCTGATTTTTGAGGAATTGATGCGTGAAAGATTTCCCAAACTGG TTAATCATCTGGATTACTTGGGAGTGCAGGTGCCATGGATATCTGGATCTTggtttctatcaatctttgtaaATGTAATACCTTGGGAAAGTG TTCTTCGTGTTTGGGATGTGCTACTATTTGAAGGGAACCGTGTTATGCTATTTCGAACAGCACTGGCTCTAATGGAATTATATG GTCCGGCATTAGTTACCACAAAAGATGCTGGTGATGCAATTACGTTGCTGCAATCACTTGTTGGTTCAACATTTGATAGCAGTCAACTTGTCTTTACGGCTTGTATGGGTTATCCATTAGTGACTGAGGCCAGACTGAAGGAACTAAGAGATAAACATCTGCCATCTGTATTAGTCGTCATTGAAGAAAGATCTATGAAGGGAAGGGCTCTTAAGGATTCCAAAGGGATTGCAACTAAACTGTATAGTTTCAAACATGATCGAGGGTCTCTGGTAGAAGAAAGTAAAACCACTGAAGAAAGTGTTGCAGTAGCTGATGCGAGTGTGCAATTGGCATCTCGTTCCtctaatttaaatgaaatgcTCAATAGCCTCAATGTGGATTCAGAACTGGAGGCCCTTCCAGATCCCCAGGATCAG